A region of Candidatus Afararchaeum irisae DNA encodes the following proteins:
- a CDS encoding bacterio-opsin activator domain-containing protein, giving the protein MTYQSTTYGVVGVWGDGDLDSREAMLLSSVGRSVGASINDVLTKRTMSTDSVVRVGLRIEGSGSPLVDVADRIDTSLKHEAAVTQSGSLAILVSTSADPEETAEAARSSERVIDAEVLVSDDEGSVVQIRFDRLGLVGEVSEHGGRLRSMKLSPDGVEVELDVGNEREARRLLDSLRQTYSGSESESESESESETDVSLVTYRTVEEASQTAQGFRGEVRDRLTQRQITALQKAYTGGFFDWPRRVEGETLAESMGIVPSTYHQHLRTAERKLIDAFLNG; this is encoded by the coding sequence GTGACCTACCAGTCGACGACATACGGTGTCGTAGGGGTCTGGGGGGACGGTGACCTCGACAGCCGTGAGGCTATGCTTCTTTCGTCGGTTGGGAGGAGCGTCGGCGCTTCGATAAACGACGTCTTGACTAAGAGAACTATGTCGACTGACTCGGTCGTGCGAGTCGGTCTCCGGATAGAGGGCAGCGGCTCTCCTCTCGTAGACGTCGCCGACAGGATAGACACGAGTCTCAAACACGAGGCAGCCGTGACACAGAGTGGAAGCCTTGCTATACTTGTGAGCACGTCAGCCGACCCGGAGGAGACCGCCGAAGCCGCGAGGTCGTCTGAGAGAGTCATAGACGCCGAAGTCCTCGTCTCGGACGACGAAGGTAGTGTCGTACAGATACGTTTCGACAGACTCGGTCTCGTGGGCGAGGTCTCCGAACACGGTGGACGTCTGAGGTCGATGAAGCTTTCACCCGACGGAGTCGAGGTGGAGTTGGACGTCGGAAACGAGAGAGAAGCACGCCGTCTCCTCGACAGCCTGAGACAGACCTACTCAGGGTCGGAGTCGGAGTCAGAGTCGGAGTCAGAGTCGGAGACAGACGTCAGTCTCGTGACCTACAGAACCGTCGAGGAAGCCTCACAGACCGCACAGGGATTCAGGGGCGAGGTCAGAGACCGTCTGACACAGCGTCAGATCACGGCTCTCCAGAAGGCATACACGGGCGGATTCTTCGACTGGCCCAGACGTGTCGAGGGGGAGACGCTCGCCGAGTCGATGGGTATAGTTCCGTCGACCTACCACCAGCATCTACGTACTGCGGAGAGAAAGCTCATAGATGCATTTCTAAACGGCTGA
- a CDS encoding PAS domain S-box protein: MTDQGRILYAGGEIDGVSPDSVDESLDRLQVVHESDFVTALESAREDSVRGVVAAETDDGFRGIDLLESVRREGLGIPVGLVVRDDEVGEVARRAVEADATALVPAGDDDALEALADAIERNVSTRGRESDRRMPISDLPFEDERRLKERVLDEAPIGITVSNADDPDNPIIYLNESFERLTGYSAEEAVGANHRFLQGSETDTEKVEELGRGVSEGRDTRVTLRNYTRDGDLFWNQVDVSPIFDSDGELSYYVGFQMDVTERERFRQELEEEREAFDRLIDRMNSLINDITRCLVRAESRGEVEESVVGRLSEEYDEAWIGRYSPADDGVTVEETSVAVGEVGAIEADKDCQGLIGVEEGDPEAALMADVVGEHETRVVEGDKADSLRRRILGGVE, from the coding sequence ATGACGGATCAAGGAAGGATACTCTACGCAGGCGGTGAGATAGACGGTGTCAGTCCCGACTCGGTAGACGAGAGTCTCGACCGGCTCCAGGTCGTACACGAATCCGACTTCGTCACGGCTCTCGAATCCGCGAGGGAGGACTCTGTCAGGGGTGTCGTGGCGGCTGAGACCGACGACGGCTTCAGGGGGATCGATCTCCTCGAATCCGTACGACGTGAAGGCTTGGGGATTCCCGTAGGCTTAGTAGTCCGGGACGACGAGGTGGGAGAGGTAGCACGCCGCGCCGTCGAAGCCGACGCGACGGCTTTGGTGCCAGCAGGCGATGACGACGCTCTCGAAGCCTTAGCTGACGCGATCGAGAGGAACGTGAGTACACGGGGACGGGAAAGCGACAGACGTATGCCAATATCCGACCTGCCGTTCGAGGACGAGAGACGTCTCAAGGAACGTGTCCTCGACGAGGCTCCTATAGGAATCACCGTCTCGAACGCCGACGACCCCGACAACCCCATAATCTACCTCAACGAGTCCTTCGAGAGACTAACAGGGTACTCGGCTGAGGAGGCGGTGGGTGCCAACCACAGGTTTCTACAGGGAAGCGAGACAGACACCGAGAAGGTCGAGGAACTCGGCAGGGGTGTCTCCGAGGGACGCGACACACGGGTTACACTGCGTAACTACACCCGGGACGGTGACCTCTTCTGGAACCAGGTCGACGTGAGTCCGATATTCGACTCGGATGGGGAGCTGTCCTACTACGTCGGTTTCCAGATGGACGTCACCGAGCGTGAGAGGTTCAGACAAGAGCTCGAAGAGGAACGTGAGGCTTTCGACCGTCTCATAGACCGGATGAACAGCCTCATAAACGACATCACGAGATGTCTCGTACGTGCCGAGAGCCGCGGGGAGGTCGAGGAGTCGGTAGTCGGGAGACTCAGCGAGGAGTACGACGAGGCTTGGATCGGAAGGTACAGCCCCGCGGACGACGGGGTGACAGTCGAGGAGACCTCGGTCGCGGTCGGTGAGGTCGGAGCGATCGAAGCCGACAAGGACTGTCAGGGGCTCATCGGTGTCGAGGAGGGAGACCCCGAAGCCGCCCTCATGGCTGACGTAGTCGGAGAACACGAGACACGTGTGGTCGAGGGCGACAAAGCCGACAGTCTCCGTCGTCGTATACTGGGGGGGGTCGAATGA
- a CDS encoding Brp/Blh family beta-carotene 15,15'-dioxygenase produces MTGFGLRRLRRRRTSSSYLTLSRLGLLWLTVGFGVMGLAGLDVSLRLQSAVYLIGMVGMNLPQGGYENLHNLDGRDTRFQMGYIASYVLTITAFTAVFFFDPVVGLGLGVCVAMAKGGFGDLSVVETLYGDHIQTEIQRWLAATVRGGVVMVVPMAFHPDAFYGLSAVMVNIFEPGGLTRLGYGSFETASRLLGVVFGAITAVYLILGYMGSESGSFRSDAGEILLLVAYFAVTPVVVAVGLYFPLWYSARQVARMRAVDDSETERDGFDAPAVVVSLVVATVVLAGLLWSVSSQPLGGARILPGLVAFWTVFVSIIAVPHVVIGGLIDRSRGIWYVP; encoded by the coding sequence ATGACGGGTTTTGGTCTCCGACGGCTAAGGAGACGCCGAACATCGAGTTCATACCTCACGTTGTCGAGGCTCGGCTTACTGTGGCTCACAGTCGGCTTCGGCGTCATGGGTCTCGCGGGCTTAGACGTCTCACTGCGTCTCCAGTCAGCCGTCTATCTGATAGGTATGGTTGGGATGAACCTCCCCCAGGGTGGCTACGAGAACTTACATAACCTCGACGGACGTGACACGAGGTTCCAGATGGGATACATAGCCTCCTACGTGCTCACCATAACGGCTTTCACAGCCGTCTTCTTCTTCGACCCCGTCGTGGGACTGGGTCTCGGCGTCTGTGTCGCGATGGCTAAGGGAGGTTTCGGAGACCTGAGCGTCGTAGAGACTCTCTACGGCGACCACATACAGACAGAGATCCAGCGGTGGCTAGCTGCGACGGTCAGAGGTGGTGTAGTGATGGTAGTTCCGATGGCTTTCCATCCCGACGCATTCTACGGTCTGAGCGCCGTGATGGTGAATATATTCGAGCCCGGTGGTCTCACGAGACTCGGGTACGGAAGCTTCGAGACCGCGAGCCGTTTGCTGGGTGTCGTCTTCGGAGCCATAACGGCTGTGTACCTGATACTGGGATACATGGGATCGGAGAGTGGCTCTTTCAGATCTGACGCGGGCGAGATCCTCCTTCTCGTCGCCTACTTCGCAGTGACTCCCGTCGTGGTAGCCGTTGGTCTCTACTTCCCCCTGTGGTACTCGGCGAGACAGGTCGCCCGTATGAGGGCGGTCGACGACTCCGAGACGGAACGGGACGGCTTTGACGCACCGGCTGTAGTAGTCTCACTCGTCGTGGCGACTGTGGTGTTAGCGGGTCTCCTCTGGTCAGTCTCGTCACAGCCCCTCGGCGGTGCGAGAATCCTACCGGGACTCGTGGCTTTCTGGACGGTATTCGTGAGCATAATAGCAGTTCCCCACGTAGTCATTGGAGGTCTTATCGACAGATCGAGGGGGATATGGTACGTCCCATGA
- a CDS encoding transcriptional regulator, translated as MPVRDIRCPVCGVEVRMGLPRDATVKGVFESDDETEDDAANRDGSRKLRRLSCSNDHVFGVLFEVEGN; from the coding sequence ATGCCTGTCAGGGATATACGGTGTCCCGTATGTGGCGTCGAGGTCAGGATGGGACTCCCCAGAGACGCGACGGTAAAAGGGGTATTCGAGTCTGACGACGAGACAGAAGACGACGCCGCAAATAGAGATGGAAGTAGAAAACTAAGACGTCTCTCGTGTTCCAACGACCACGTCTTCGGTGTTCTCTTCGAGGTAGAAGGGAACTGA
- a CDS encoding bacteriorhodopsin, which translates to MVEITDTTTWFWIGAVGMFAGMVVFVASGVRSDDETRKYYSVIAAVAFIASAAYAAMALGIGSLESDGVTVYLPRYADWLITTPLLILDLGLLAGVKRKTYAALIGSDVAMIGSGVAASLSTSWVKYVYFSAGSVAYVVLLYLLMRTLSDAARGRGVASLFQKLRNLTVVLWSVYPVVWLVGPYGTGLLEPATEIIIILYLDLITKVGFGFILVNSHDVVSSIRTPSAADTAET; encoded by the coding sequence ATGGTGGAGATAACCGACACGACGACCTGGTTCTGGATAGGCGCGGTAGGTATGTTCGCGGGAATGGTAGTCTTCGTAGCCTCAGGTGTCAGGAGCGACGACGAGACGAGGAAGTACTACAGTGTCATAGCCGCGGTCGCCTTCATAGCGTCCGCCGCCTACGCCGCGATGGCTCTCGGGATAGGCTCGCTCGAATCCGACGGAGTGACTGTCTACCTCCCGAGATACGCCGACTGGCTGATAACGACGCCCCTACTCATACTCGACCTGGGTCTCCTCGCGGGCGTCAAGAGGAAGACGTACGCGGCTCTGATAGGCTCAGACGTCGCGATGATAGGATCGGGAGTCGCGGCGTCGCTCTCGACCTCCTGGGTCAAGTACGTCTACTTCAGCGCGGGATCGGTGGCTTACGTGGTTCTCCTCTACCTACTCATGAGAACCCTCTCGGACGCCGCGAGGGGCAGGGGGGTCGCGTCTCTGTTCCAGAAGCTAAGGAACCTGACAGTAGTCCTGTGGTCGGTCTATCCCGTTGTCTGGCTGGTCGGACCCTACGGAACGGGTCTCTTAGAGCCCGCCACTGAGATTATCATAATACTCTACCTCGATCTCATAACTAAGGTCGGATTCGGTTTCATACTCGTCAACAGCCACGACGTCGTGTCGTCGATACGTACCCCCTCGGCGGCGGACACAGCCGAGACGTGA
- a CDS encoding methyl-accepting chemotaxis protein, which translates to MRGSGSVLPSRLRESYTAKLTAVLFTAVVTTVVFGVVLLRQVEAGVSDTTSGVVGLILLNVVNLGLIGSTIGSNTAISLEVLQRKSSRMGQGDLDVDLETDRQDEMGDLYDSFSEMRDSLRQKIDEAERERERAEKQKRIAEERQEEAEELNRRLAEQAEGYKDVMRDAVDGDLTRRVDAETRNDAMREIGEAFNSMMDGLEETVANVKGFSDEVTESTREVERGANEIRESSEQINSYIREISRDTDEQDDKLQNISTEMSDLSATIEEVASSADELAGTSQRMADLGQEGRDAAEIAIDEINQVESETEKTVEEIVKLDEQMKEIEEIVDVITDIAEETNLLALNASIEAARAGEEGDGFAVVADQIKELAEETKKSASEIEEVISDVQDQTESTVDDIHETSDRITKGVETVEDTVESLEEIVGYVEETNSGVQEIRDVTESQANSTQEVVSVTDEVSELSRNTADEAKNVTDEAESQTETVKSVSERAERLAEGADDLNELLEGFSVTTRDGERRLSETGPELAQADGKGGER; encoded by the coding sequence ATGCGGGGGTCTGGGTCTGTTCTTCCGAGTAGGCTACGGGAGAGCTACACCGCGAAGCTGACTGCGGTTCTCTTCACAGCCGTAGTGACCACGGTAGTCTTCGGCGTAGTCCTCCTCAGACAGGTTGAGGCGGGTGTCTCAGACACTACTTCGGGTGTCGTGGGTCTGATACTCCTCAACGTCGTAAACCTGGGTCTCATAGGATCGACCATAGGAAGTAACACGGCTATATCACTCGAAGTTCTCCAGAGGAAGTCATCGAGAATGGGTCAGGGAGACCTCGACGTCGACCTCGAAACCGACAGACAGGACGAGATGGGAGATCTGTATGACTCGTTCTCCGAGATGAGGGACTCGCTGAGACAGAAGATAGACGAGGCGGAGCGCGAAAGGGAGAGGGCGGAGAAACAGAAGAGGATAGCCGAGGAGAGACAGGAGGAAGCCGAGGAGCTCAACAGACGTCTCGCGGAACAGGCTGAGGGGTACAAGGACGTCATGAGGGACGCCGTAGACGGAGACCTCACGAGACGTGTCGACGCCGAGACACGTAACGACGCGATGAGGGAGATAGGAGAGGCTTTCAACAGCATGATGGACGGCTTAGAGGAGACTGTGGCTAACGTAAAGGGATTCTCGGACGAGGTCACCGAGTCGACACGTGAGGTCGAGAGAGGCGCGAACGAGATACGTGAGTCGAGTGAACAGATAAACAGTTACATACGTGAGATATCACGCGACACCGACGAACAGGACGACAAGCTACAGAACATATCGACCGAGATGAGCGACCTGTCGGCGACTATAGAGGAGGTCGCGTCGTCGGCTGACGAGCTAGCGGGGACTTCACAGAGAATGGCTGATCTGGGTCAGGAGGGAAGGGACGCAGCCGAGATAGCCATAGACGAGATCAACCAGGTCGAGTCGGAGACAGAGAAGACGGTCGAGGAGATAGTCAAGCTCGACGAACAGATGAAGGAGATAGAGGAGATAGTCGATGTCATCACCGACATAGCCGAGGAGACCAACCTACTCGCTCTCAACGCGAGCATAGAGGCGGCGAGGGCGGGAGAGGAGGGGGACGGCTTCGCTGTCGTCGCCGACCAGATAAAGGAGCTCGCCGAGGAGACTAAGAAGTCGGCGTCCGAGATAGAGGAGGTCATATCCGACGTACAGGATCAGACCGAGAGCACAGTGGACGACATACACGAGACGAGCGACAGGATAACCAAGGGTGTCGAGACAGTCGAGGACACAGTCGAGTCGCTCGAAGAGATAGTCGGATACGTCGAGGAGACCAACTCGGGAGTCCAGGAGATACGTGACGTGACCGAGAGCCAGGCTAACTCGACACAGGAGGTCGTGTCGGTCACCGACGAGGTCTCCGAGCTCAGCAGGAACACAGCCGACGAGGCGAAGAACGTCACCGACGAAGCCGAGAGTCAGACCGAGACAGTCAAGTCAGTCTCGGAGAGAGCCGAGAGACTCGCCGAGGGAGCCGACGATCTCAACGAACTACTTGAGGGCTTCAGTGTGACTACCAGAGACGGTGAGAGACGACTATCCGAGACCGGTCCGGAGTTAGCACAAGCAGACGGAAAGGGAGGTGAGAGGTAG
- the carB gene encoding carbamoyl-phosphate synthase large subunit, translating to MPTRTDLDKVLLIGSGPIVIGQAAEFDYSGSQACRAIQEEGIEVVLVNSNPATIMTDPDIADEVYLEPLEPEYVAEIIEKEDPDGLIAGLGGQTGLNVAAQLAEMDVLEENDVELLGTDLETIHLAEDRQKFYDFIHDIGEKTPRSMTVTSLDEVDDVIDEFGLPVIVRTTYTLGGSGSGVVDTREELEEKVRRGLKLSMNNEVTIDESVEGWKEFEYEVIRDSTDTCITICNMENIDPMGIHTGESTVVTPSQTISDDAHQRMRSTAIKVIRELGIVGGCNIQFAWSDEKDDYTIVEVNPRVSRSSALASKATGYPIARVTAKISVGKNLDEIENDVTKETPAAFEPTIDYVVTKIPRWPFDKFPEVDRTIGSAMKSTGEVMSIGRTFEESYKKALRSLDIVEPEFESEEEVRRYLETPTDIRNFAVLEAFRHDIDVEEVAELTGFDEWYVARAKKIVEKEREIADEGEDLTEETVEEAKQMGFTDDEIAENAGDGLTREDVDELKGDATYKMVDTCAAEFEAETPYYYSSWESKNEIKETEGDKALIVGAGPIRIGQGVEFDYCTVHAIQALRERDIEAQIVNNNPETVSTDYDTSDKLFFDPLTLEDVANIVETEGIDSVMTQFGGQTSVNLAVPLSEEIERKGLDSEVVGTSPDSMDLAEDRDRFNSLMDEIGVPQPEGGTGYSEEEALEIADEIGYPVLVRPSYVLGGRAMEIVWDELELREYMEEAVRVSPDHPILIDDFLADSVELDVDAVSDGEDVLIGAIMEHIEEAGVHSGDSACVIPPQNIGEDVLDKARDYVRRIARALDVEGLLNVQMAVQDDEVYVLEANPRSSRTIPFVSKSVGVPIAKIAAEVMMGASIDDFDYEDEPYGEHVTVKEVDLPFDRLPGVSPTLSPEMKSTGEVMGVDYDFGRAFYKAELAAGNALPDTGKIFISVRDKDKDEIVPVARKLDDLGFDLVATEGTQAHLKQNGIEAEFIEKVHEASPNVVDLMKRDEIDLIINTPDEKTARDDGADIRRAAVDRDVTYITTVRAADAAADAIEAARDEEMSVKSIEDYINESEDE from the coding sequence ATGCCCACGCGAACTGACCTCGATAAGGTCCTTCTGATCGGCTCAGGACCCATTGTGATTGGACAGGCGGCAGAGTTCGACTACTCGGGATCACAGGCATGTCGCGCGATACAGGAGGAGGGGATCGAAGTCGTCCTCGTCAACTCGAATCCCGCGACGATAATGACTGACCCAGACATAGCCGACGAGGTCTACCTCGAACCTCTCGAACCCGAGTACGTCGCTGAGATAATAGAGAAGGAAGATCCCGACGGTCTGATAGCCGGACTCGGAGGTCAGACCGGACTCAACGTCGCCGCACAGCTCGCCGAGATGGACGTCTTGGAGGAGAACGACGTCGAGCTCCTCGGTACTGACCTCGAAACCATACATCTCGCCGAGGACAGACAGAAGTTCTACGACTTCATACACGACATAGGCGAGAAGACGCCGCGTTCTATGACCGTGACGAGCCTCGACGAGGTCGACGACGTCATAGACGAGTTCGGTCTTCCGGTTATCGTCCGTACGACCTACACTCTCGGAGGAAGCGGAAGCGGAGTCGTCGATACGCGCGAGGAGCTAGAGGAGAAGGTCAGACGTGGTCTCAAGCTCTCGATGAACAACGAGGTCACTATCGACGAGTCAGTCGAGGGCTGGAAGGAGTTCGAGTACGAGGTCATACGTGACTCGACTGACACGTGTATAACCATCTGTAACATGGAGAACATCGACCCGATGGGTATACACACCGGTGAGTCGACCGTCGTCACTCCGTCACAGACGATAAGCGACGACGCACACCAGAGGATGCGCTCGACCGCTATAAAGGTCATACGCGAACTCGGAATCGTGGGCGGATGTAACATACAGTTCGCGTGGAGCGACGAGAAGGACGACTACACCATAGTCGAGGTCAACCCGCGTGTCTCAAGGTCGTCGGCTCTCGCGTCGAAGGCGACGGGATACCCCATAGCACGTGTGACTGCGAAGATATCGGTCGGTAAGAACCTCGACGAGATAGAGAACGACGTCACTAAGGAGACTCCTGCCGCCTTCGAGCCGACTATAGACTACGTCGTCACTAAGATACCCCGCTGGCCCTTCGACAAGTTCCCCGAGGTCGACCGCACTATAGGAAGCGCGATGAAGTCGACCGGAGAGGTGATGTCGATAGGACGCACATTCGAGGAGTCGTACAAGAAGGCTCTGCGTTCGCTCGACATAGTAGAGCCCGAGTTCGAGTCGGAGGAGGAGGTACGGAGATACCTCGAAACACCCACAGACATACGTAACTTCGCCGTCTTAGAGGCATTCAGGCACGACATAGACGTCGAGGAGGTCGCCGAACTCACCGGATTCGACGAGTGGTACGTCGCACGCGCGAAGAAGATAGTCGAGAAGGAGAGGGAGATAGCCGACGAGGGCGAAGACCTCACCGAGGAGACCGTAGAGGAGGCGAAGCAGATGGGATTCACCGACGACGAGATCGCCGAGAACGCCGGGGACGGTCTGACGAGGGAGGACGTCGACGAACTCAAGGGAGACGCGACCTACAAGATGGTCGACACGTGCGCCGCCGAGTTCGAGGCTGAGACGCCCTACTACTACTCGTCGTGGGAGTCGAAGAACGAGATCAAGGAGACAGAGGGCGACAAGGCTCTCATAGTCGGAGCGGGTCCGATACGTATAGGACAGGGGGTCGAGTTCGACTACTGTACCGTCCACGCGATACAGGCACTCCGTGAGAGGGACATAGAGGCTCAGATAGTCAACAACAACCCCGAGACGGTATCGACAGACTACGACACCTCCGACAAGCTATTCTTCGATCCCCTCACACTCGAAGACGTCGCCAACATAGTCGAGACAGAGGGGATCGACTCGGTGATGACACAGTTCGGAGGACAGACGAGTGTCAACCTCGCCGTGCCTCTGTCGGAGGAGATAGAACGCAAGGGTCTCGACTCGGAGGTCGTCGGAACTTCACCCGACTCGATGGATCTCGCCGAGGATCGTGACCGTTTCAACTCGCTGATGGACGAGATAGGTGTTCCCCAGCCCGAGGGCGGAACGGGATACTCCGAGGAGGAGGCTCTCGAAATAGCCGACGAGATCGGCTACCCCGTCCTCGTGCGTCCGTCGTACGTCCTAGGAGGACGTGCGATGGAGATAGTCTGGGACGAACTCGAACTCAGAGAGTACATGGAGGAAGCCGTCCGTGTCTCTCCCGACCATCCCATACTCATAGACGACTTCCTCGCCGACTCCGTGGAGCTCGATGTCGACGCCGTGAGTGACGGAGAGGACGTCCTGATAGGTGCGATAATGGAGCACATAGAGGAGGCAGGAGTCCACTCGGGAGACTCGGCGTGTGTCATACCGCCACAGAACATAGGCGAGGACGTCCTCGACAAGGCGCGCGACTACGTCCGCAGGATAGCACGCGCTCTCGACGTCGAGGGTCTTCTCAACGTCCAGATGGCTGTACAGGACGACGAGGTCTACGTCTTAGAAGCCAACCCGAGGTCGTCACGTACTATCCCCTTCGTGAGCAAGTCGGTCGGAGTCCCGATCGCGAAGATCGCCGCCGAGGTCATGATGGGAGCCTCGATAGACGACTTCGACTACGAGGACGAGCCCTACGGCGAACACGTCACTGTCAAGGAGGTCGACCTGCCGTTCGACCGCCTTCCGGGAGTCTCGCCGACACTCTCACCCGAGATGAAGTCAACGGGAGAGGTCATGGGGGTCGACTACGACTTCGGACGTGCATTCTACAAGGCTGAGCTCGCCGCGGGCAACGCACTCCCCGACACCGGGAAGATATTCATAAGCGTGAGGGACAAGGACAAGGACGAGATAGTCCCCGTGGCGAGAAAGCTCGACGACCTCGGCTTCGACTTAGTGGCTACCGAGGGAACACAGGCACATCTCAAGCAGAACGGAATAGAGGCTGAGTTCATAGAGAAGGTACACGAGGCGTCTCCCAACGTCGTCGACCTCATGAAACGTGACGAGATCGATCTCATAATAAACACACCCGACGAGAAGACGGCGAGGGACGACGGAGCCGACATACGACGCGCCGCAGTCGACAGGGATGTCACCTACATCACGACAGTCAGAGCCGCCGACGCCGCCGCCGACGCCATAGAGGCAGCGAGGGACGAGGAGATGTCGGTCAAGTCGATAGAGGACTACATAAACGAGTCGGAGGACGAGTAG
- a CDS encoding GTPase encodes MATPFEDIPYVPDKDELLDKSFSKAKRAAGSSSGIDAQRSMLMTSSNILHDNLEYIVTSFPSFDRVDDFYREIADAALGLDEIKQSLGAVDWASTKVKEIANETQREMSGGDYEDAIEARKRAFARMDSVLSNISDDLDRLGEARSVLTHVPEVEDHPTVVLAGYPNVGKSTFLESVTNAKPKIAEYPFTTKGVGIGHFERDYIRYQIVDTPGLLDRPIDDRNSMERQAVTALEKLADVVVFVLDPSEYCGYELGAQVDLLDEIRSGFDVPVVTVANKTDLYDVDSVEVEVEVGVDVDVWMSVEEGEGVDEALEAGLDEISSQKLKP; translated from the coding sequence ATGGCGACTCCGTTCGAAGACATTCCGTATGTCCCCGACAAGGACGAACTCCTCGACAAGTCCTTCTCTAAGGCGAAGAGGGCGGCGGGATCAAGCTCGGGTATAGACGCACAGAGGAGTATGTTGATGACGTCTTCTAACATACTCCACGACAACCTAGAGTACATAGTCACGAGCTTTCCGTCGTTCGACAGGGTAGACGACTTCTACCGCGAGATAGCCGACGCCGCACTGGGTCTCGACGAGATAAAGCAGTCGCTCGGCGCGGTCGACTGGGCGTCGACGAAGGTGAAGGAGATTGCGAACGAGACACAGAGAGAGATGTCGGGCGGCGACTACGAGGACGCGATAGAGGCGAGGAAACGTGCCTTCGCACGTATGGACTCGGTACTCTCGAATATATCCGACGACCTCGACCGTCTCGGGGAGGCGAGGTCGGTTCTGACACACGTGCCCGAGGTGGAAGACCATCCAACTGTCGTCTTAGCGGGCTATCCCAACGTCGGCAAGTCGACATTCCTCGAAAGTGTCACGAACGCGAAGCCGAAGATAGCCGAGTACCCCTTCACGACGAAGGGCGTCGGCATAGGACATTTCGAGCGCGACTACATACGGTACCAGATAGTCGACACTCCGGGGCTCCTCGACCGTCCGATAGACGACAGGAACTCGATGGAGAGACAGGCGGTCACAGCCCTCGAAAAGCTCGCCGACGTCGTAGTCTTCGTCCTCGACCCGAGCGAGTACTGTGGATACGAGTTAGGGGCACAGGTCGATCTCCTCGACGAGATACGTAGTGGCTTCGACGTTCCCGTCGTCACCGTAGCTAACAAGACTGACCTATATGACGTCGACTCGGTCGAAGTCGAAGTCGAAGTCGGCGTCGACGTCGACGTGTGGATGAGCGTAGAGGAAGGCGAGGGGGTCGATGAGGCTCTCGAAGCCGGTCTCGACGAGATCTCTTCTCAAAAACTAAAACCGTGA
- a CDS encoding Hsp20/alpha crystallin family protein: MRRKLQPFKRLEEIADRLDEVTREVEREMERGEIPSPENLVSRVSVDVADLGDEVLVRADLPGFEKDEISVQANEETVTLSADSTEESEIDEEDYHRKERRHESLSRTLRLPAAVEAEDAEATYDNGVLELRLPKKEVETGESIEIE; this comes from the coding sequence ATGAGGCGCAAACTCCAGCCGTTCAAGAGGCTCGAAGAGATCGCTGACAGGCTCGACGAGGTCACGCGCGAGGTTGAGAGAGAGATGGAGAGAGGAGAGATTCCGAGTCCTGAGAATCTGGTGAGCCGTGTCTCGGTCGACGTAGCCGACCTCGGGGACGAGGTACTCGTGAGAGCCGACCTCCCGGGGTTCGAGAAGGACGAGATCTCGGTACAGGCGAACGAGGAGACAGTGACACTCTCGGCTGACTCGACAGAGGAGTCGGAGATAGACGAGGAGGACTACCACAGAAAGGAGAGGAGACACGAGAGCCTGAGTAGAACCCTACGTCTTCCCGCGGCGGTCGAAGCCGAAGACGCAGAGGCGACCTACGACAACGGCGTACTCGAACTCCGTCTGCCTAAGAAAGAGGTAGAGACGGGCGAGAGTATAGAGATAGAGTAG